The region aatgtgggggaaaaaaggaacGTAAACCagaacatatattaaaaacacttttttaagatttaactctgaatacaaatgtattttttttcttcttctctccctacATATATTCTAAACCTTctaaagtttttttatttttttaaggatcactttatcataaaataaaatatccttttcatataataaattacctaataaaaagtctttttttttcatattagccCAGGTTCTTTGCTACATTTATACGGTAATAAATGCCtttattaaaatagaatattaaattataaagaactgctttttttttttctatttttgttttctctcctctgtGTTGGTTGCCTATCTCGCTCCCTCatgctttctctcctctattttgtCTCTCACTATgtgttttgtgttggtttctaggTTTGGCTCAATTAGTAAGAGTGGGATTGAATTTTCTGAGCCCCCTAGTGTAACAGTCTTCCGCCTTTGTGGGTAGagtggagagggggaggggatcGACAGACAGACATCCCAtcttcccacccccctccccaccctccctcggCGCCCGAGGGGTGCCCATTTGGTTTGGTTTCTATTGTACAGACATCTCAGGATGGCTCACATTGGCGGGAAGGAGGGAAGTTGTCACAGGCCAATTTTCCTGGCTGTGACCTCCTTCCGCTCCCCTCCCTGGCTGGTGGTCTGGAGGGGAAGGCTGAGGAGAGGTGAGTTAATTCACaacaggaggaaggagaggaggaaatcCCCTCTGTGCCCCCATCCCTGCACCCCCTCTCCAACCAGGAAGAATGGGACTCCCGAGCCTCAAGGCTCAGAGATCACTTAGAAAAGTCCCACCCTACTATATACAAGAATCTCCTAGGACCCCTGGGGACTCCCAtctcccatcccccatcccctCCTAGCCCGGCCAGCGGAACCAGGAGGGTGGGAGGCTGGTGATTGCCCCAGGTGAGCAGTAGGGAAGCAGCAAAGGGAGTGCAAGGCCTATAATAATACATGATTCTTAGAACAGGCCCGGCTGCGCCCCAATCCTGCTTGGCTCTGGAGTGACCCCTCTCTGAAGACAAGGTCTCTCCTCAGAGGCTTCATGATTAATTTGTTAACAAGGGTTCAGGTCAGGTCCAGAGAGGGGCGCAGGGAATGGGGCACTGCAAGGGAGGAGGaaccctgcctccctccagcAGCGCCTCCTACTGCCTCCCTCCTGCTCCTCAAGAGCAGACACACTACCCTGGctctccccctcccaccaccagaaAACCCAGCCCCCAAACTGCTCCCTAAATGTAATGCCCAAAGATGATAAAGGTGGAGGTTTGACCCTTTATGTACCCCAGTATTAGTCCCCTCTTCAAATATTCACTGAGAACAGGGATACATTCTATCAAGAACTTGAGGTGTTTCTTTGGAGGAGGAGAAAAGTGGGCCTCTGGATGACAAAGAGGAATTGAGGGGACCATCAAAATGttttttccctctgcctctccccaggGGGATAGTGTCCCcaaagctgggctggatggagcaggaaggagaggcgagaagggaagaaagaggaagagcaaGACAGGGCTGGTTGTGACAGCCAGCAaggggaagcagagagaagagcTGGAGGACAGagtaaaggaaagaggaaaatccAAAGGGAAGGAtgatggggaggagagagtggagggaAAGCAGAGGAGCACGCCTCTCCAGACTCCTCTAGCCCAGCTTTGTGGGGAGGGGCGAGTTCTGAGCCCTTTATTGATTGACAaacttcctccccttccccctcagAAAATCTATTCAGACTTCTGAAAGGGCCCCAACCCCCTCATACTGCTGGAAGCCCAGAACAAATCCTCAAACAGAATACACGGTGGTGGAGGGTCTAAAGGGTCGTGCttggaggtcagaggtcaggacCAGAGGCTTGGGGATTGTTGGAGCACCTCTAGATACAGATGGTAAGTCTCCCTCTCCcgtcccccatcccctccctagAGGAAGGGGTAGTGTGAGTTGGGCGGGCAAGGAGTCAGGATGCCTTAGCGGCCACCTCTGGCAAAACAAGTTTCTCTTAGCTGCTTCCGGATTGAAGGGTGTGTTGAGGTATCAGAGTTGTAACTCTAGTAAAATTTCCGGCCTGGCCCCCCTCCCAACCTTTCCAGGACAGGGGGACCAGAGGCTCTGAAAGTGGCCCCGCCCTCCAGCCACCatcgcctcccctcccccctccccagcaaGCGAGTATCTAAGCACCTTGCCCCTCAAACCACTGATTTGCAAAAGGCCCCAGTGGAAAACAGCTCCAGGAAGGGCCCCTGGGGAGCGGCCCCAGGAGGCCAGGGGCCAGGAGCTTAGGAAAATATTCGGATGGCTTGCGTGGCTGTGATGTGGCAGACGGGACACTCCGGGTCCGTCCTCTCACAGATGCGTACTGCACACTCCATGCAGAACAGGTTGTGTCCGCAGGGCACCAGTGCGGCAGTCACCTCACTCTCGAAGCACACCATGCAATCCCGCCCGCCGCCGGGGCTCCGCAGGCCGCCCCCCCCAAGTTTAGAGAAGCCCTGGAGCGGCTCTCCCGGCGGGCGTCTCGGGAGTCCTGCCAGCTCGGGCCCCGCGGAGGCGGCAGGAGAGCGATGCGCTCCCGGGGGCCCAGCGCGGGCCTTGgcggaagaggaggaggaggaagaggcggAAGAGAAGAGCACCGAGGTGGGCGTGGCGTTCTCCTGGCCCGCCCAGAGCGGGGGGCTAGTCTCGGCCACTCCGTAGTACACGTCCTGCTTGCCCACGCCATAGCCAGGAAACAGGTACCCGCCATAGCCAAAGTCCCCTCCCTGCTCGCCGAGGCGCGGGGCCTCAAAGCCGGAGTCCACTCCGCACTCGCCGATGCAGCCCAGGCTGTTCTGCCGGAAGGTGGAGAGGGGCTTGCAGCCGGAAGGGTGCACCCGCCAGGCCTCGGAGTAGCGGCTATCCAGCGCGGCGTCGGGGCTCCCCGCCAGGAAGTCGTTTTCATTGTTGTACTCGAGGATCTTGCCTGTGCGGACCGCGATGTGCGTTTCGATCTCCTCGCGCGCGCGCTCCACGTTCCCCGGGGCACCGGTGATCTCGAACACCGGGTCGCGGTCCCGGCTTGGCGTGATAATGTACGTGTTGGTCTGCTGCTGGATGCGTTTGATGGTTGCCCCCTTGGGGCCCACTACCAGTCCCACCACGCGATAGGGCACCCGCACACGAATGGTCACTTGGCCGGGCAGAGCAGGCGCCACTCCAAAGGCGGCGCCCGACTTGTTGCGCGAGGCGCGGATCATGGAGAAGTGCTCCGCCGCTGAGATGATTTCCCGGCGGGCTGTGGCCACGTCCTCCCGCCGCCCAGTGACCATGAACACTGGCTCCTCGCCTCGCACGGGCGTCTTGATGTAGGTGTTGGTCTTGGCCCTCAGAGCCTTAATCTTGCAGCCTGGgatagggaagggaagagagaaatcaACTCACAAGGCAAGAAGGTTTGTGCTGGAGCCAACAAGCTCCTGCTCCTACTCCAATACCCAGCCCACCAGGAACCTCTATCTACCCTTAGGAAACCCTCCCCCCCTACTCTAACCAGAACAATTCACTTACTGTATCTTAAATCTATCCAGGGTATCTATCAGCCACAGATTGCAAAATGTCACAACTTTCCCTTGAATTCCATGTAGGACCTCCAAATTCATGCACTCTTTGAAACCCTGCAACAATCACTGACCTTCCCAGACAAGCTGCTAATCTACTCACTAACTCCTCGACAACGATTGGCTGTTTCCCCCAATTTCTCTCCTGATTTCTGGCTACTCATACTTCCAAGTCGCTCAATCACCCACCCTGCCCTGCAACTGCGAATTCCAGTCTGTCACTGACCCTGATCTTGCCTCAGAAGCCTACAGTCTACTCCTCACTTGATCTCCATGCATTAAAAGTGTCTTCCAGTCTACACTGGGACGACTGACCCGCATCTGCTCCCATGCCTTCCACCCATTAGTGTCTCTCAGCCGGCCCCAAATTCACAGCAAGTTTTCAGCAACTCATGGAGTGTGGGAGGTGGAGAAGGGTCTGAGAATCAGTTTTAGGGAGGATAGGAGGATAATGACGTGTGAGGGACACAGTGCCTGACCTCATGGACACTCCTGCCACCCTGTCCCCTGGGGCAGCAGAGCCAAGATGGGCTGCGGGCTGAGTAAGGTGGGGGAGAAGGTGTTCTCGACCCATACTCCTGCTTTGAAGAAGGAGTGGGTAAAAGCTgagaggctggggagagaggcaggaagagaaaggagaatggcccagacaaagagagacaaagagggagaaggggaaagagaaagtgaGGGAGGCTGGGATGGCCAGACTGCAGTCTAAAGGTGGCAGACCTTGACGGCTGACTGGACAAacctctctcctccttttccgATTCCCTATCCCTGCCCCTATCTTCACACAGAACCTCTGAGACTCACATGTTTTCTCAAAGCAGACATgctacatgtgtgtgtacatgcacacacacagacacggacCTAGAAGCTGCTGTGCAGCTTTCCTTTATCTAAACGTTATTTCTGGTGTAAGTCTAATGCATACTTTCACATACCCCTCTCCCCCATACACATGGATTCGCTGTGTTTCATCCTTTCATCCAGCCCACTCTTCCATCCCCATCATTCCCAGGACACACGCAGTACATTCCTATACACCCCTGCCCACAACTTTTGCCCCCATCCACATTTAGACATTCATACCTGTCTCCAGATATGCACTTACAGTCCCCTTTCTCACTCCCCAACCAATGCCAGCGGTCCTAGTTTTCTGACTCTGCCTAACCCTCCAACCATAGGCCTGAGGTGAgctcatctttttttccctctccttcctccactccaGATGGCTTCTTCTCCAAACCTACCAGATTGGCATGTGGGAGGAGAGAGTGGGTTGGGGGCAGCTCTCCTCACCTTCAAGAGACCTTAGGAAGGAGAATCTGCTCCTCCCTTGTCTTCAGACCTCTTGGCAGTTGAGAAGTCCTACCTGTTGTCAAGCCCACATCCTTGCTGCTTTAATATCAGTAAATGATTGGGAggcatggggggtgggggaaggaacaGTGAAGGCCCTTCTACAACTTCTAATTGCATGGCATCTGACAGGCACCTGGGTTCTAGCTCTACGTTTTGGGCCCCTAAACTTACAGGAGAGCTGTTATAGGTGTCTTTGGGGACTGGAATTGGGGCGAGGAGAACAGGCCAGGTATAAAAGTAAGGAAAAAGCTAGAGGCCTAGAGATGCAGAACCGGTAGCGGATCTCGTCCTGTTCCAACCCTGAAGAAGCATCTCTTGAAGGGAAGACCCACTTGGCTTCACCTTCCTAGAGGTCAAATAGAGCACCACTGACAccacagcaggagaagggaggtTAGACAAGAAAAAGGACTTCCATTTCCTTAAGGAGTGAGGAGGAGGCTTGTCTTCTCTGAATAGGAGAAATCCCCCTACTTTTATGAGAGACAGGCCCATCTGATGCGGaggcagaagaggaaagaatgacTCCATGAAATTCCGGGGCCTCCCAAGACCACCCCCGCACCCAAGAAAAGATAACAGTGTCCCCACCCGATTCCAGGGCTCGGGGTCCCTAGTTTCTGACAACAAGAGGAAATCCAACTTTTAAAACCAGAAATCCCAAGAGATGGGGTGCCCCAGGGGGATGAGGGCTACGCCGGGGAGTGGCATCTTTCCCTCCTCCATTCTGGATCTCCCAGCAAaatccccccaaccccccacacTTCGGGTAGACGAGGTGTGATGTGGAGTAGGGgcccccctgacctgcctcccctCCTCACCAGCCAGCAGCCGGCCTCCTCCTTCACTCCCAGCCGGAATGCAGCTTCTCTATTGTTCCCCACTGTGGGACAGctcctcccctgctcctcccccaccccacacctcccCAGTCCAGCCCCCTTGCAATTTCCAAATCCCGCCCCCCCCACTCCCCTTTGGGAAACTGGGAGAGGGAAGGGTCCCCAGGATCCCGTCTGCTCAATCTGGACCCTTACCAAcattcccacccccacccgcccagGGATGCTGGAGCAGAGGAGGGTGTGGTATCAGACACTCTACATTGGATTAATTCTGtacccaccccccctccccaacaACACACCCAGACCCGTGCCCTCCAGCAAATCTCCAGGTGACGGTTCCTCACCCCTCAGCATGCCCCTTCCCACCCAGTCCTACTCTCTCACTACCAGAGACCCTTCTCCAGGCCTCTGGCCCCTTGCCGTGGCCAGCCCAGAACAAAAGCctgagagggaggagaagaggtcCACACCGGGACGTGGCACTTCGCTGGAGGCACCCCTTCCAAAATCCCATAGACCATCCAACTTTAGTGTGCGGGTGACCACGGGActccctcctcccagcagccccccttccccacctcacccccaggcTGGGACCCTCCCATGAGCCACACCCCCTTCCATTCCTACACTCAGCCCAACAAAGAGACAGATACTCAGTCTGCCTTCCCGGGCCAGGTCTCCCCCAAAGTCTGTAACTCCAGGTGGCTGGGGGTCCCAGGGGTGCCCCCTCCCCAAACCACTAGTACATGCCGTAGTTGGGGCTCCTGAGTAACTCTTTTGCACATTCGACCAGTTTTTCTGGCTACGAGTGGACACCCCCTCCGGACAGCCTCCCCGGATTGGAAAACCGAtccccctcccttttccctctctccGAGAGAGGATATTTCTTTGTCTAAGGGCAGAGCCCTAGGGAAGGAAGGATCTGGAGGACAGTTCCAACTAGGGGGTAGCAGGGAACTTTGAGGCACTTCGGAATCAGGGTAGGGGGCGGGTCCCCCTTTGTGGGGAAGGGACTGAGCCAGAGGCGGGCAAGGAGGGAGGAAGTGAACTTTCCATGCTAGGGATGGGGTGCCCCCCAACTCCAGCCCCTCTCCGCGGTCCCGGCGCCCGCTTACCTTGCCTGCCCACGATCTCTGCCACGTGCTCGGAGGTGGGCACTGGTACACACTCGGTGGTGTTGCTGCTGCCCTTCAGGCGCAGCTCGGCCTCTTTGTAGAGAGCGCAGAGCTTGGCGTCGCTGGCCCCTttgggggcggtggggggctgGGGCGTCTGCGCCGCGGGGGCCGCCGTCGGGGCGGCCGGGGGCgccgcgggcggcggcggcggggccggcTGCGGGGGGGCGGCCGGCTGCGCGGGGGCGccgccccccccacctcccccgtcCTCGCCCGCCGTGGAGGCGGGGGGCTCCCCCAAACCCAGGAGGCAGAGTTGATCTAGAGCCAGCTGAAGGGCGCGCTCGTCTTCCAGCAGCCCTCGGTCCTTAGCGCTTCCCCCGAAACATCCTAGTTCTCCAAAGCCCCCATTTCTTTCCATTATTCCAGATACCACTAGACTAGGCATGGCGAAACAAAagctgggggagagagagagagggagagagagaggtggtggaagggaaaaggggagagaggaggggaggggagaggagaggaggggggtgtgtggggaggggggaacaaagaactggggaggggggaagaaagCGAGATAGAAAGATAGACCCTCCCTCTAAGCCCCCCTCCCCAAACACCCTGTAACCCGACTCCCCTCGCCCCAgcccccggggtgggggtggggggatagaGAAGCAAAACCGAGAAAGCAGATCTCCTCTCCTCTCCGGGGGTgacgggggggcggggggctgcgggatctctgcccccacccctcccgccTCGGTCCCGGGAGTCTCTAGACCCCACCGTCCAGACGCCCCCCTTAGGCTCCCGCACCGAGCCCCAGTCCAGGAGCGGCGCTCAGTGGCCCCCAATAGAGCCCAGCCCCTTCCAGCGCTCAAactcttttgttttaaatgaactGGATGGAGCAGCATGGAACTGACGGGAGGGGGGCGCGCCGGGGGCGCCCGGGGCATGCCGGGAGTTGTAGTTTCCCGCCCTCGGGGGCGCGGGGACGAATTCCTTGACCCGAGGAAGACAGGGATGTGCCTTCGGTCTTTACGCTCTGCTGGGAGGCGAAGCTGGGGGTGGGAAGGCAGTCGAGGTCCctcatttttaaagaggaaagcaGTCAGTGTACAGAAACGGAACGGGTTGAAAACAGGCTAATGGAGTGTGCCCCCCTCCCAAAACGGGCTCCTTCGCTACCCCGGCCAGTCTTAGGTCCCTCTTTCTTATGGTAATGAGGCGGGGGGAGAGGGCGGGGAGCTGTCCCGGTTGGGCCTCTGCGGCTTTCTCTGGctttctctcccctcttccccctccctGCCGCGCTCCCTCTCCGCTCTCCGCTCCCCCCTCCCGTTCTCCCAGAGTCGATCCCGGCTCCCGGCCGCGGGCAGAGGTTCTCCGCAGAGCAGACAAAGCCCGCAGCGGCGATGCGTGGAGAACACGGCTCTGCgcgctggggggtgggggtggggggccgggATGGGGTGCCGGGTTGGAGGGTGGGACCCCCTGGCAAAAGACGGGGTCCCCTCTTCCCCAAGCGGCAAGCCatcccccttcctcccttccctccccccagtCTCGGAGATCAGAGAAGCACCGACTGGGAGGTGAGTTAGTTAACATCCTTCTGATCAGTGGAGGGGAGCTGGGAGGGCTGTGGAGAAATGAGGTGAGGAGGATGAAGGGGTGGAGAGAAGTACGGGACCGAGAGTGGGGAGGCAAGGGAAGTCTTAAAGGCATGATAGGAGTTAACAGTTTCGGGTGAGAGCCACACGAGCTTTGGGTGCGacggaaggaggaaagaagacacCGGGTGGAATGGAGACCCAGACTTCCTCAGGCCCGGGCCATCCGTTTAGCTTGAGGGGTGCTCTGTTCTTTAGCCGTCACCATCATTCCACTTTGCCTCACCCACCTCTCCCCCATTGAAAACCCACTAATTCAGCTCCTTTGACTCTGGAAATTAGGTGAAagtaaaaatcagtttttaagtCGTGAATTGGAGAGCTGGGCATAGGGGAGTTTGTGGAAGTTAGAGTGTAATGCAATCTTTTCTTCTCCCCTTATCCCATAGCTTCGGCATTTCTTTTGTCACCCTTTTTATGCCTGGGTCTTTCCCAGTAAGAGAGGATGGCACTGCAACCTGAGGGCTTGAGGACGGACTTTTAAGAAGAACTTCCCAAAAGAGTTTGATAGGAATGGGTGGGTGTTCTTTTTTGGAGTGCCTTGGAAACCAAAAATCTGAGCTAGTTTGTGAGGTAACGTCCTGCTTGGAGGCAGGGGGATGGGGGAACGGAGGAGATGACCTCATAGACCAGGCACTGTGAGGCTGTGAGGGCTGAGCTGCGAAGCCCAGTTCCCTAAATTGATTCTTGGAAAGAGTAAACTTGCACAccaaggggagggtgggagacaGGAGGATGTCAGGAGGGCGTGGGAGTTGGCTTACTGTGGGTCTCTTGCTCTTTGCCCAGCGGAAGATCCAGGGAAGGAAACCATGACAGAGAAACACTGGAAGGCCCCAGAATTGGGGATGAGATGCCCCCTGGATCAAAGATGAAACAAAGTTAGCAACAAACCTTTTTTTGGGGATTAAGTGCTCCCACCTCTGAGCAAGAGTGAGAGAGGAAGAATTGGAGAGATGAGACCTCTGGCTGTTCCCTGCTCTTGTCCACTCTCCTACCCCAGGAACCCAGGCTGGGGGACCTGGGAGCCGTGGGGGGGCCTCCCGCTCTGTGGACAGGTGACTGTTTTGCACATTTTCAGAAATCGCAGACAGTTGTGTAGGTCTGACCGTGTGCCAGGCATTTTTGTCACCAGCTGCTCGAAGCCTTCCTGTCCCCACCAAAATGAGATTCCCCCTAGACACCCATTCCTGAATTTTCCCTGCTTCCACTTTCCTCCCCACTAAGCTAATTAAAGCAGGAGGTTAATGATCAAAGAAGCCTTGGGGATTTGGCCAGGgaggaaaacaaagaacagaaacaagTGTAAGTGAGCGGGGAGGGGGCAGCTGCTGAATGCAAAGAGGTAGACTAAAGAGGGGGTAGAGGAAGGGGCAGTCCCTGCTGGACCCCCTCTCACTGATCCAGCAAGGACTAATCAGCCCCCCGGGGTGTATTCATGTGCCATGGGTCCACCCTCAGGCTCCCATTGACTCCAGATATCCAAGGCAAGAGAGGCACTTGGCACCTGGAGGGCAGGCTGTGTGTGAACGCACTTAGGTCTGGGGCATGGGTGTACACAGAGGTGTGTGCCTCCAAATTGTGTGGGGGTACATTCACCTACAGGGGACCTGCCAGAGTGCAGCAGAGGGGGTGGGGCATGCACCTTGAGAGGGGAGGGCTTTTTCACTGTTACTGTCTGGCTGAagggcttgtgagatcttagttccctgaccagggctcaaacctgtgccCTTGACAGTGAAAACTCAAGtcctaaaccactggactgccagggggtTCCCTATTCTGAAGTCTTTAAATAACTTATTTGATGAGTcctttgaaatggcaacccactccagtattcttgcctggagaagtccatggacagagaagcctggcactacagtccatggggttgcggagatttggacgcgactgagcaactaacacctccactttctttcttttctcacttcCGGAAGTGGGTGGCCTCCTTTATTCAGGGGACTCCCCTCATCCGCTGACATGTTGGCCAAGCTGTTTCTGTCCAGCAGCTCCCattctcctctccctctgcctaCCCAgtctatttattatattattatttttaggttGGGtgggggctgcactgggtctgcattgctgctcatgggctctctctagctgtgatAAGTGGGGGCCCCTCTTCGTTGCAGCGCCCAAGCTTCTTACTGCAGTGACTTCTCATGTTGGGGACTGCCAGCGGGTTcggtagttgcagcacgcaggctcggTATTTGTAGTCCTAGAGCAGgagctcagaagttgtggcgcATGGCCATGGTTGCTCGCTggttgtggaatcttcccagaccaggggtcaaacccgtttgccctgcattggcaggtggcttcttacccactgcgccaccagggaagcccctgcctaCTCAATTTAGAATTACGACCATGAGGGCCGAAGGCCTTACTTCAACAATTTTGCTTGGAAATCGACAGCTatgcccacccctccccatcctgcACTCTGCCTATGACCAGACAGGTGGGTAGGTGGCATATGTCCCCTTCAGGACCTTGGAGGACAGGACTGTGTGTCTCACCTTTGTCATTGTGTCCCACCCTGGTCCCC is a window of Ovis aries strain OAR_USU_Benz2616 breed Rambouillet chromosome 1, ARS-UI_Ramb_v3.0, whole genome shotgun sequence DNA encoding:
- the MEX3A gene encoding RNA-binding protein MEX3A, whose translation is MPSLVVSGIMERNGGFGELGCFGGSAKDRGLLEDERALQLALDQLCLLGLGEPPASTAGEDGGGGGGGAPAQPAAPPQPAPPPPPAAPPAAPTAAPAAQTPQPPTAPKGASDAKLCALYKEAELRLKGSSNTTECVPVPTSEHVAEIVGRQGCKIKALRAKTNTYIKTPVRGEEPVFMVTGRREDVATARREIISAAEHFSMIRASRNKSGAAFGVAPALPGQVTIRVRVPYRVVGLVVGPKGATIKRIQQQTNTYIITPSRDRDPVFEITGAPGNVERAREEIETHIAVRTGKILEYNNENDFLAGSPDAALDSRYSEAWRVHPSGCKPLSTFRQNSLGCIGECGVDSGFEAPRLGEQGGDFGYGGYLFPGYGVGKQDVYYGVAETSPPLWAGQENATPTSVLFSSASSSSSSSAKARAGPPGAHRSPAASAGPELAGLPRRPPGEPLQGFSKLGGGGLRSPGGGRDCMVCFESEVTAALVPCGHNLFCMECAVRICERTDPECPVCHITATQAIRIFS